The nucleotide window GCGGGCGGCCACGTCCAGACGTAGAGCGCGGGGAAGAGACCGGCCGCCGACTGGATCACCAGCATCCAGAACATGATCGAGAGCGTCTGCTCGGTCCGGGTGAGCGACTTGACCATCGCCACCGAGACGCCGAACCCGACCGCGGCCGCCAGCGCGATCAACTGCCCCGGATCGATCTCGCTGGCAGCGGGCCGAACGATGACCACGACGCCGACGATTCCGAGCATGATCGCAGCGATCTTCCAGAATGTCATGCGCTCGCCCAGAAACGTGGCGGCCAGGATCGCGGTCCAGATCGGCATGGTGAATTCGATCGCCACCACCTGACCGATCGGGATCAGCGTGAGCGCAAAGAACCAGCCGAGCTGCGCGCCATAGTGAATGAGGTTGCGCGCAACGTGCTGCGGCAGGCGTGCCGTCTTCATCATGGCAAATCCGCCCTTGGCGCGGATCAGCGGGTACAGCATCAGGAAGCCGAGGATCGAACGCATCTCCATGAGCTGGAACACGTTGATCTCGCGCGCGGCT belongs to Bradyrhizobium icense and includes:
- a CDS encoding DMT family transporter, producing MDRIQSKALAALWMAGWLTLMLIIAIAGREAAREINVFQLMEMRSILGFLMLYPLIRAKGGFAMMKTARLPQHVARNLIHYGAQLGWFFALTLIPIGQVVAIEFTMPIWTAILAATFLGERMTFWKIAAIMLGIVGVVVIVRPAASEIDPGQLIALAAAVGFGVSVAMVKSLTRTEQTLSIMFWMLVIQSAAGLFPALYVWTWPPAHLWGWVVVIAFCGTFSHYCMARAMLHADATVVIPMDFLRVPLSAAAGWLIYSERLDAFTVLGAALILTGNLLNLKPNPSPARVQG